A single Kryptolebias marmoratus isolate JLee-2015 linkage group LG7, ASM164957v2, whole genome shotgun sequence DNA region contains:
- the LOC108248459 gene encoding galactose-3-O-sulfotransferase 3: protein MMLQKMSQKKIFLVLLVICTISFLLHNGGHINWTMEAFHLRCPTLHSLKPKHTNIVFLKTHKTASSTMQNILFRFAERNNLTMALPKLNCGHQFCYPQFFSSHFVHPHTLPPNMISSHMRFNKTALQCLMPNDTIYITILREPASMFESLFTYYSRHSGSFRRVPNSSLEAFLANPLHYYHPEEADSVYAHNTLTFDLGGNKDRSATDVTYAQTFAAEVEKVFSLVMISEYFDESLVLLRHLLSWDLDDIVYIKLNVRTESSKKSLSPGLPGKIRAWNSIDAYLYDYFNASLWVKLSALGLDCVAKEVYLLRQAQERLTKSCFGGQMPVPRSASEIKNKDLRPWQPSEKVGIIGYDLPLNISNAIKELCLKSIMPEVTYTQKLLQSQLLRHRRSLQNRTPQMSNIPQQTKRTTLPRHSQVHRNQPPPSNAQGPASTTKSKFTPNQGGGITK from the exons ATGATGTTGCAAAAGATGTCACAAAAGAAGATATTTCTGGTCCTCCTTGTCATCTGTACCATCAGTTTTCTGCTGCACAATGGGGGCCACATCAACTG GACCATGGAGGCCTTCCATCTTAGATGCCCTACCCTTCACTCTCTGAAGCCTAAGCACACCAACATTGTCTTCCTCAAGACCCACAAAACAGCCAGCAGCACCATGCAGAACATACTGTTTCGATTTGCAGAGCGCAACAACCTGACAATGGCATTGCCTAAACTGAACTGTGGTCACCAGTTTTGTTACCCACAGTTCTTCTCCTCTCACTTTGTTCATCCACATACACTACCACCAAACATGATCTCCAGCCACATGCGCTTCAATAAGACTGCACTGCAATGCCTGATGCCAAATGATACAATATACATCACAATCCTGAGAGAGCCAGCTTCcatgtttgagtctttgttcaCTTACTACAGCCGCCACAGTGGGAGCTTCAGGAGGGTACCCAATAGCTCTCTGGAGGCCTTCTTAGCAAACCCGTTACACTACTACCATCCAGAAGAGGCAGATTCTGTGTATGCACATAACACCTTGACCTTTGATTTGGGTGGAAACAAGGATCGATCAGCAACAGATGTGACTTATGCACAAACCTTTGCGGCAGAGGTGGAGAAAGTGTTCTCTTTGGTGATGATTTCTGAGTATTTTGATGAATCTCTAGTTCTTCTACGTCATCTCCTTTCTTGGGATTTGGATGACATTGTGTATATCAAGCTCAACGTGCGAACAGAAAGTTCCAAAAAAAGTCTGTCACCGGGTCTCCCTGGGAAGATCCGTGCTTGGAATTCAATAGATGCATACCTTTATGACTACTTTAATGCCTCATTATGGGTCAAACTGTCAGCTCTGGGTCTAGACTGTGTGGCAAAGGAGGTTTATCTTCTTCGACAGGCCCAAGAGAGGCTAACGAAAAGCTGTTTTGGTGGACAGATGCCAGTTCCCCGTTCAGCTTCTGAGATCAAAAACAAGGATCTTCGCCCTTGGCAGCCTAGTGAGAAAGTTGGCATAATTGGTTATGATCTGCCATTAAATATCAGTAACGCGATAAAGGAGCTCTGCCTCAAGTCCATCATGCCAGAGGTCACATACACACAGAAGCTTCTTCAATCCCAGTTACTTCGACATCGTCGAAGCTTGCAGAATCGGACACCTCAAATGTCAAATATACCCCAACAAACTAAACGCACAACCCTGCCTCGTCATTCTCAGGTTCATCGCAACCAACCACCACCCTCTAACGCTCAAGGTCCTGCCTCAACTACAAAGTCCAAATTTACCCCAAACCAAGGTGGAGGAATCACAAAGTAG